The DNA region CTGCAAAGCGCTCAGCTTTTCCAGCGTGACTATCAGAGCGGAAAAAAGGGCTTTTCACTTGCGGCAGTCCTCCTCTTGGGAGAAGATCAGGTAATTCTGTCTGTCCTTCCCCACCACCGCACTGATGCTCTGCTTCGGCGTGATAATATCGACAGGTATGACGATCGCGATGATATCCGGACAAACCTGGTCGAGAGTTACGAACGCCTGATGACATTCGTCGCCAAACATCTTCCGGACAAGTTTTTCATGGAAAAGGCTCAGCGTATTAGTCTCAGAGATCATATGTTCAGGGAAGTGGCGGCAAACATGCTCATTCACCGTGAATTTCTGAATCCCTATCCGGCCAAGCTCGTTATTGAAACCCATCGGCTGTTTACCGAAAACAGCAACAAGCCCCATGGACAGGGATTGATCAATCCAGCCAGTTTTTCACCCTTTCCCAAGAACCCGGTAATCGCCCGCTTCTTCAAGGAGATCGGGCGGGCGGATGAGCTTGGCTCCGGGGTGAGGAATCTTTTCAAGTACTGCCGCCACTATTCCGGGGGAAAAGATCCTGAAATGATTGAGGAAGATATTTTTAAGTGCATCGTACCGCTCACCCCGCAAGTTACCGAGCAAGTTACCGAGCAAGTTACCGAGCAAGTTACCGAGCAAGTCACCGAGCAAGTCAAAAATATTATTGCGTTTTGCATGATCCCAAAATCGACCTCTGAAATTATGAACCTACTTGGCTTGAAGCATCGTGAGCATTTTAGAGCAACCATTCTTAAGCCATTACTGAAAGAAGGCCTCTTAAAGCCTGTGATCCCTGACAAGCCTAAGAGTCCAAAACAAAAATACTATACAAACTTAGAAAAGAAATAATATGAACGACACGGCAAGCATTGTTTCAAGAGTCTGGAGTTTCTGCCACACCCTGCGCGATGACGGGGTGAGTTACGGTGATTATCTGGAACAGCTCACTTATCTTTTGTTCCTCAAAATGGCTGATGAATACAGCAGGATTTACAAAAAAGATGTAGGCATTCCGGAAGAATACAGATGGGACAGCCTGAAAACCCGGAAAGGCGCGGATCTCGAAGCCCATTACATCACCCTGCTAAGAAGCCTGGGGAAGCAGAAAGGCATGATCGGGCAGATCTTTGTCAAATCCCAGAACCAGATCCAGGACCCGGCCAAGCTCTTCAAGATCATCCACATGATCGACGCGGAAAACTGGGTCATGATGGGCGCGGACGTCAAAGGGGATATTTACGAGAGCCTGCTGGAAAAAAACGCTGAAGACGTTAAAAGCGGAGCCGGGCAATATTTTACCCCAAGATCCCTGATCCGGGCCATGGTGGAATGCGTCCGGCCTGAACCCTTAAAAACCATCGCCGACCCGGCCTGCGGCACCGGCGGGTTTTTCCTGGCTGCTTATGATTTTTTAGTCAGGGAGTACAACCTGGACAAGGAGCAGAAAAAGTTTCTTAAGAATCAGACCTTGTTCGGCAACGAGATCGTGGCCAACACCAGGCGCCTGGCACTCATGAACTGTTTCCTGCACAACATTGGAGAGATTACCGGTGAATCAGCCATTTCACCCAATGACGCATTGATCGCAGATACCGGTGACCGTTACGACTATGTCCTGACCAATCCGCCCTTTGGTAAGAAAAGCAGCATCACCATCACCAACGGCCTGGGCAAACAGGAAAAAGAAGACCTGCGCTACAACCGGCAGGATTTCTGGGCCACCACCTCCAACAAACAGCTCAATTTTGTCCAGCATGTGCGCACCATGCTCAAGACCACCGGGCAGGCTGCCGTGGTGGTGCCGGACAATGTGCTCTTTGAAGGGGGAGCTGGTGAAACCGTGCGGCGAAAGCTCCTGGACAATACCGACCTGCACACCATCCTGAGGCTTCCCACCGGCATCTTTTACGCCCAGGGGGTCAAGGCCAATGTGATCTTTTTCGACAACAAGCCCGCGGCCAAAGCTCCCTGGACCAGGGAAGTCTGGTTCTATGATTTCAGGACCAACATTCATTTCACCAAAAAGAAAAACCTGATGACCTACCAGGACCTCAAAGATTTTGTTGCCTGCTACAATCCCAGGAACCGCCATCAGCGCAAAGAAACCTGGTCTGAAGACAACCCGGACGGCAGGTGGCGCAGATTCACGTATGACGAGATCATCGCCCGGGACAAAACCAGCCTGGACATCTTCTGGATCAGGGATGAAAGCCTGGCTGATCTGGACAACCTGCCTGACCCGGATGTGCTGGCCGAAGAGATCGTGGAAAACCTCGAGGCCGGCGCCCAGAGTTTCAGGCGGATCATGGAATCCATCAATGGACGATGAAGCCAGATACACTGACTGGGACCGCCGTGACGACATCAAGGCTGAACTCAAGGCCGATCTGATCAACCTCCTGGCCGGACACGGCCATCCCCCGGTGGATAGAGATGAAGTGTACAAGGAAATTTTTGAGCAGGCTGAGAATTTCAAGAAATATCAAAGCAGGGTCGGGGGTTAACCTGACAGGAGACCTGCTGAGCAGTTGCATTAAAACTTGACTTTCGGTCCGAATATGGCACTTTATTCAGACTGGAGGAAAAAATATGAATATTACAAACGATATTAAACCGGTTACCTTTTTAAAATCACGGGCAGCCGATTTACTCAGGCAAATTAATGAAACGCATCGGCCTGTTATAATAACCCAAAATGGTGAACCTCGAGCTGTGCTTCAAGATCCTCAGAGTTACGAAAATATGCGTAATGCCCTCGGTCTGTTAAAGCTGATTTCAATAGGGGAAGCCGATATCAGGGAGGGACGGACAAAGTCACAAGAAGAAGTGTTCGATGAAATCGAGAGCGCACTGAAAGAAATCGATAAATGAGCCAGGCATACCAAATTAAATGGGCTGCTGTTGCGCAAAGCGATTTGAAACAGATAATTGATCATATAGCAGCTGACAGCCCGGAAAGTGGGCTGCGAATACTGAAAAGCATCAGAGAGAAGGCGTCAAGACTCTACACCCTGCCTGATCAGGGCAGGATCGTACCGGAGCTGAAAGATCAGGGCATACACATTTATCGAGAAATAATTGTTCCTCCCTGGCGGATTATTTACAGAATATCAGAGATAACTGTTTTTGTTTTATCCGTTATAGATTCCAGACGGAATGTTGAAGATATCTTGCTGGATCGATTCGTCAAATAAAAGATTTGCCAGACAGTTTCCGGTAATAACCCTCCATCAGCTGGAGCAATGGTATTTGCTGCTACTAAGAAACAACCCTGTTTTTACCCTGTTTTTTGGCCGTATACATGAGCTTGTCTGCCCGGACGATCATCTCTTCCAGAGACTCATCAGCCCTGTGTTCCACCACCCCGGCGCTGACCGTGATCCTCAGAGGTTTGCCGTATGGACCGATTTCCAGACTGGAACAGGCCTCCTTTATTTTTTCAGCCACCTGAACAGCCTTGTCTATGGAGCAGTTTGCAAAAAGTATAACAAACTCTTCTCCACCCCATCTGCAAAATACATCTGCTTCCCGAATGACCCCCAGGATGGTCCTGGATATATCTTTTAGGACCAGATCACCCATCTGGTGTCCGTGCTGATCATTTACTTCCTTAAAGTTGTCAATATCAACAAGCATTAATGACAACGGATCTCCACTTCTATGTTTTTGTTTGATCGTGTGCGAGAAGATCAAAGAAAAGGCGTTTCTGTTGAATGCCCCTGTCAGGGGATCAATGCTGGCCAGTTTTTCAAGATTCTGGTGGTATCTCCTCAGCAAAATGCTGACAATGGCAATTACTGACAGGGTAATAAGCATGCCTATGACAAAATTCTGCTTGAGCCTGCTTCCAAGGACCTGTTCCATGTCATCAGTGCTTTTCAAGATAACCAGGAAAAGATTGAACTCAGGAATAAACCTTGAGTTTACCAGGTAGGAACGGCCATCTACTTTGTATTCAAAAGAAGCTCCAGGTGTGGTCAGGATATTCAGGGCCCGGGTGGAAAAGCCTTTCCAGTGGTGCAGGTCCAGGGGAAAGGCAAAATCATCTGCATGCAGCACTGTCTTGCCTGCATTATCAACAAAAAAGACTGTGCTGTTGTATTTCCCCTGATAAGCATTCAGAACACTCTGAACCTGGCTGAGTTCAAGCCCGACACCGGTTACCCCGATCAGCTCCCCTTTAAAATCATGCACCTGGTAGTTCACAAAAATGGTCATCCGGGAAGGATCTGCTGTATCTGCATCAATGTTTATTTCGTAAGGCGCGGGCAAAGACCTGGACCGGAAATACCAGGAATCGCCCGGATCATCCCTGGATACTTTTTTAATTATTCCATCAGGATGGTAATAATTATGGGTGATATCGGAAACAAAAAAGGCTGTAACTGTCTTAAACCTGTTCTGGATTTCAGACAGATACCTGATCATCCTTTGAGGCTCTTTTTCTCCGGAAACCACCCACTCTTTGACAAAAGTGTCATGAGCCATCTGGGAGGAAATATGAATTGAAAGGACAAGATCTTTTTGAATTTCAGAATAAATATTGTCACTTGTCAGAGGAAGGGTGTTCTGATGAATTTCCTCCTGAATGGTCCTTTGGGCAACAAAATAACCTGTAAGCAGTGTAGAACCGAAACCAGCTAAAAGAAGTGCTGATATCAGAATAATAATCCAGTATTTTCTTATCATTTTTAGTGGGTTAGAAAGTTTGGAACAGGATTGGGGATAAAAATCAGGATTGTCCTGATAAAAAAGACGGTTAAAGATAAAAAAATCAGCACTCAATGCAAGAATCCTTGTGTTACATTTTTTTTAATGCCAGGATGATGCAGGGCTCAAGGCCCGGAAACCCGGTCCAAGGCCGAAAGTCTGGAGAATATAAAGTCGAATCCATGCCGGCCGGGCACGTATTGTTTATTAAGCATTCTTAACAGAAACAGGTGATCAACATGTCCAAGTGGAAAGCCTATAATGAACTGGCCTGGACTGAAGAGTGGCTGGGCGAACCGTCTGAATATCAGGAAGAAGTTTCAGTTTATGTCAGGCTGGTCCACGAGTATTCAGCCCAGCCTCCTAAAACCATGCTCCACCTGGGCAGCGGCGCAGGCAGCCATGACCGGTTCCTTAAGCACCACTTTCAAATAACCGGAGTGGACCTGAGCCCGGGCATGCAGGACCTGGCCAGGACAGCCAACCCGGAAGTTGAGTACATCCAGGGTGACATGCGCACCATCCGCCTGAATAAAGAGTTTGATGTAGTGGTTATTCCGGACAGCATTGATTACATGCAAACCGAGGATGATTTGGGCCAGGCCATTAAGACTGCAGTCCTGCACCTGAAGCCGGGCGGGGTGTTGCTGGTGGTGGGCAAGACCAGAGAAACCTTCATGAACAATAATTTTGCCTATTCAGGCCACAAAAAAGGCATCCACGTCACCCTTATGGAGAATAACCACGTCTATCCGGATCAGCCTGACTCTTATGAGGCTGTCTTCTGTTACCTGATCCGGGAGAAGACAGATCTGACCATGCACACTGAACAGCATGCTCTGGGTCTTTTTTCAGAAAAACAGTGGGCCGGGGTGTTCAAAAGGGCAGGCATGACCATGGACCAGAAACCACTGACTGGAATCTATGACCGGCACATCCTGAACCAGGGGGAATACCCCATGATTATATTTGTCGGATGCAAAGGATAATCTTTACAGCTTGTCTGACTTTGTCCCCTTTTCTCCTGCCGGCCTGTTCCGGAACAACCTGGTCAGGCCGGAAAAACAACCATCCAAAGGTCGTTTCAGTAAAGCTGATTCTGGTCCGGACAGGACTGAACAGTGACTCAGAAACAGCCGGCTGATAATGATCCAGGACAGATACTGCTGGCTTGCTGCCTCATTTGACCCAGCCTCTGCTTACTGAGCCATCTGCTGCATCATTTCCTGCATCATTTCCATCATCTCGTCCATCTCCTGCTGGGAAGGCATGTCCTGGATTGAAGGCATCCCTTCCATCCCTTCAGACATGGAACCAAACCCCATGGCCTGGGGAATGCTTGAGACCTGAGTATAACCAGCGGGTACTTCAAAGAGACTTTCAGCCTGCCTGCCCTTGCTGATATTCTTGAGGTGGGACACCACCCTGCCGCCCATATGGGCCGGGAGACTGGTTTCTGTCTTCAGGGCGTAATTCAGCTCCCTGGAATACCAGAGTTTCATGGATACGGTCATGGGCTGTCCATCCTGGCCCGGACCGATTTCCAGCTGTCCCTGGTAGATGCTGGTTTTGTACCCTTCTATGGTTTCTGATCCGACTTTCTCAAATCCATTTTCTTTTATAAACTCATCAAAATCCCGGACATGGGCACCTGGATAGTCCTGGCTCATCTCCTCAAGATCAGTGACCACATACTTCCGGGTTTCATCAAAAACCTGGTAGACCATGGGATACTTCACAATACTGGTCATGCCCATCATTTCGGTCCGGGACAGGTCTGGATTTTTATGATAAAATTTTCCGGTCTGCAGGCCAAAGGCCGTTTCCATGACCATGTCCGCTGAAAACTCAGCAGCATGACCAGCCTGGGCTAAAAGAAAAAACAGCACTGAAAATATTCTGATGGTCTTCATGGTTCCGGCCTCCACCTGCAGTTATCCCGGCTTCATCCTTGAACTGGCTGATCCTGATTCCGGGGTCAGGGATCAGCCCTTGACTGGATCTGAACAAATGCCGGGGCCGGGGATCAGCCCTTGACTGGATCTGAACAAATGCCGGGGCCGGGTTTATGGTCAAGGGTGCACTATCCAGAGAATAACCCGGCCCCGGCTCCTGAGTGGGTAGAATAATACGCCCAACCCAGAAGCAAGTCAAAGATCCATCATAAATCTTATGCCAAGGGGATGTAGATTCTTTTTGATGCTGACCAAGAAAAGATAAAGAATTCAAGGAGATTGAGTGGTGGGCAATGCAGGACTCGAACCTGCGGCCTCCAGCTCCGGAGGCTGGCGCTCTATCCACCTGAGCTAATTGCCCTCCAGGGGAATTGATCAAATATTCCTCTGTTCCCAGGATGTCAAGCACCTGGTTCCGGTGTTTTTGAACAGGACCTTATATTCGGTCAGACCAGATTAAGGACAGCCATTGTAAGTTCAGCCGAATTCATTTATTAATTTTACTTCAGCAAAATACATCAGCAAAGGTTCACCAATGAAAAAAATCATTCTGGCCCTGACCGGTGCCAGTGGAATGCCGTATGGGTTGGAACTCATCCGCCAGATCAAAAAACAGGATTTTGAACTGCACCTGATCCTGTCGGATGCGGCCCGCATGGTTCTTGACCTGGAAGCACCAGGCCATGAACAGGTTTTGTCCCTGGCCGACCATGTGTTTAGCCAGGACCAGCTGGGAGCGCCTGCTTCCAGCGGGTCATTCTTCCACCAGGGGATGATCGTCTGCCCCTGCTCAATGGCCAGCCTGGCAGCCATTGCCAACGGTCTGGGCAATAACCTGGTCCACAGGGCTGCTGACGTCTGCCTCAAGGAGAAACGCCCCCTTATCCTGGTGCCCAGGGAAACTCCCCTCAACCGCATCCACCTGGAAAACATGCTCAAAGCCCATGACTGCGGGGCAACCATTCTTCCGCCCTGCCCCGGATTCTACCATGGCCCCCAAAGCATGGATGACCTGATCAAACATATTACCGGCAGGATACTTGACGCTCTGGGCATTGAAAACAATTTATTTAAACGCTGGGAAGGTGTCTGACCGGCAGCCCTGGTAACGCTCTCAAAGCACATGCCACCCTAAGTTCATAACAGCATGGAGGACATCATGGCCAATCAGCTCATCTGGCATGGACATGCCAATTTCGAGATTATCACTCCTGATCTGAACATCTTTATTGATCCCTGGTTTACAGGAAACCCTTCAGCCCAAACCAGTTCAGCCTCAGTTAAAAAAGCCGACCTGGTTCTGGTCACCCATGACCATGCCGATCACCTGGGTCAGGCCGTGGAGATCTGTAAAAATACAGGCGCTCACCTGGGAGCCATTGTCGAATTAGCCGGCAGATGCAAGGCCCAGGGAGTCAGGCCGGACCAGATCCTTAATGGTATCGGATTCAACATCGGGGGGACTGTGGAATTCAAGGGAGTCCAGGTGACCATGACTCAGGCTGAACACTCTTCAGACCAGGGTGTCTGCGTGGGCTTCATCCTTACCCTTGAGAATGGATTCTGCATCTACCATGCCGGGGATACCGGCATTTTCGCCACCATGGGACTCTGGGGTGAACTCTATCAAATAGATCTGGCTATCCTGCCCACTGGCGGGGTTTTCACCATGGATTCCAGGCAGGCTGCCCTGGCCTGCAGACTCCTCA from Desulfonatronovibrio hydrogenovorans DSM 9292 includes:
- a CDS encoding sensor domain-containing diguanylate cyclase, with translation MIRKYWIIILISALLLAGFGSTLLTGYFVAQRTIQEEIHQNTLPLTSDNIYSEIQKDLVLSIHISSQMAHDTFVKEWVVSGEKEPQRMIRYLSEIQNRFKTVTAFFVSDITHNYYHPDGIIKKVSRDDPGDSWYFRSRSLPAPYEINIDADTADPSRMTIFVNYQVHDFKGELIGVTGVGLELSQVQSVLNAYQGKYNSTVFFVDNAGKTVLHADDFAFPLDLHHWKGFSTRALNILTTPGASFEYKVDGRSYLVNSRFIPEFNLFLVILKSTDDMEQVLGSRLKQNFVIGMLITLSVIAIVSILLRRYHQNLEKLASIDPLTGAFNRNAFSLIFSHTIKQKHRSGDPLSLMLVDIDNFKEVNDQHGHQMGDLVLKDISRTILGVIREADVFCRWGGEEFVILFANCSIDKAVQVAEKIKEACSSLEIGPYGKPLRITVSAGVVEHRADESLEEMIVRADKLMYTAKKQGKNRVVS
- a CDS encoding RNA-binding domain-containing protein, coding for MNKAGITKLIRAGEGIAVEFKECRSGLSRNVFESICAFLNRNGGDLFLGVDDNGTITGIDIEAVEQVKKDLVTGLNNPQRLNPSFYLSPEDWTIQGKRIIRLFVPESSQVHRFNGRIYDRNEDGDFDITGNTNLVAALYARKQTSYSENRIYPYVTIKDLRSDLIAKARTLAVNQKPGHPWSGMTDMELLQSAQLFQRDYQSGKKGFSLAAVLLLGEDQVILSVLPHHRTDALLRRDNIDRYDDRDDIRTNLVESYERLMTFVAKHLPDKFFMEKAQRISLRDHMFREVAANMLIHREFLNPYPAKLVIETHRLFTENSNKPHGQGLINPASFSPFPKNPVIARFFKEIGRADELGSGVRNLFKYCRHYSGGKDPEMIEEDIFKCIVPLTPQVTEQVTEQVTEQVTEQVTEQVKNIIAFCMIPKSTSEIMNLLGLKHREHFRATILKPLLKEGLLKPVIPDKPKSPKQKYYTNLEKK
- a CDS encoding metal-dependent hydrolase: MANQLIWHGHANFEIITPDLNIFIDPWFTGNPSAQTSSASVKKADLVLVTHDHADHLGQAVEICKNTGAHLGAIVELAGRCKAQGVRPDQILNGIGFNIGGTVEFKGVQVTMTQAEHSSDQGVCVGFILTLENGFCIYHAGDTGIFATMGLWGELYQIDLAILPTGGVFTMDSRQAALACRLLKCRQVVPMHWGSFPVLEQDTQSFARELTQRAPETELISMEPGQKISL
- a CDS encoding UbiX family flavin prenyltransferase — encoded protein: MKKIILALTGASGMPYGLELIRQIKKQDFELHLILSDAARMVLDLEAPGHEQVLSLADHVFSQDQLGAPASSGSFFHQGMIVCPCSMASLAAIANGLGNNLVHRAADVCLKEKRPLILVPRETPLNRIHLENMLKAHDCGATILPPCPGFYHGPQSMDDLIKHITGRILDALGIENNLFKRWEGV
- a CDS encoding type I restriction enzyme endonuclease domain-containing protein, with translation MDDEARYTDWDRRDDIKAELKADLINLLAGHGHPPVDRDEVYKEIFEQAENFKKYQSRVGG
- a CDS encoding type II toxin-antitoxin system Phd/YefM family antitoxin, translating into MNITNDIKPVTFLKSRAADLLRQINETHRPVIITQNGEPRAVLQDPQSYENMRNALGLLKLISIGEADIREGRTKSQEEVFDEIESALKEIDK
- a CDS encoding HsdM family class I SAM-dependent methyltransferase, whose translation is MNDTASIVSRVWSFCHTLRDDGVSYGDYLEQLTYLLFLKMADEYSRIYKKDVGIPEEYRWDSLKTRKGADLEAHYITLLRSLGKQKGMIGQIFVKSQNQIQDPAKLFKIIHMIDAENWVMMGADVKGDIYESLLEKNAEDVKSGAGQYFTPRSLIRAMVECVRPEPLKTIADPACGTGGFFLAAYDFLVREYNLDKEQKKFLKNQTLFGNEIVANTRRLALMNCFLHNIGEITGESAISPNDALIADTGDRYDYVLTNPPFGKKSSITITNGLGKQEKEDLRYNRQDFWATTSNKQLNFVQHVRTMLKTTGQAAVVVPDNVLFEGGAGETVRRKLLDNTDLHTILRLPTGIFYAQGVKANVIFFDNKPAAKAPWTREVWFYDFRTNIHFTKKKNLMTYQDLKDFVACYNPRNRHQRKETWSEDNPDGRWRRFTYDEIIARDKTSLDIFWIRDESLADLDNLPDPDVLAEEIVENLEAGAQSFRRIMESINGR
- a CDS encoding type II toxin-antitoxin system RelE/ParE family toxin, which codes for MSQAYQIKWAAVAQSDLKQIIDHIAADSPESGLRILKSIREKASRLYTLPDQGRIVPELKDQGIHIYREIIVPPWRIIYRISEITVFVLSVIDSRRNVEDILLDRFVK
- a CDS encoding class I SAM-dependent methyltransferase; translated protein: MSKWKAYNELAWTEEWLGEPSEYQEEVSVYVRLVHEYSAQPPKTMLHLGSGAGSHDRFLKHHFQITGVDLSPGMQDLARTANPEVEYIQGDMRTIRLNKEFDVVVIPDSIDYMQTEDDLGQAIKTAVLHLKPGGVLLVVGKTRETFMNNNFAYSGHKKGIHVTLMENNHVYPDQPDSYEAVFCYLIREKTDLTMHTEQHALGLFSEKQWAGVFKRAGMTMDQKPLTGIYDRHILNQGEYPMIIFVGCKG
- a CDS encoding DUF4412 domain-containing protein; the protein is MKTIRIFSVLFFLLAQAGHAAEFSADMVMETAFGLQTGKFYHKNPDLSRTEMMGMTSIVKYPMVYQVFDETRKYVVTDLEEMSQDYPGAHVRDFDEFIKENGFEKVGSETIEGYKTSIYQGQLEIGPGQDGQPMTVSMKLWYSRELNYALKTETSLPAHMGGRVVSHLKNISKGRQAESLFEVPAGYTQVSSIPQAMGFGSMSEGMEGMPSIQDMPSQQEMDEMMEMMQEMMQQMAQ